In one Amyelois transitella isolate CPQ chromosome 22, ilAmyTran1.1, whole genome shotgun sequence genomic region, the following are encoded:
- the LOC106130019 gene encoding vacuolar protein sorting-associated protein 37B: MIQPDYQSAMGLLAHLNSDELKEMLNDDAKFDAVLKDVKQIKDWDTEKEMIIASNRSLAEFNLSKEPELEELKAQVQQKSETGEQLCTRIQELLDEYKTKSAGISPGTTLALLQTSAAESEEQSDEIAQDFLSKKIDVEQFLTDFEPIRKKMHLKKFKAEKMNELLRTGSQSSYGNGFSKPYLPYPSYGPPQGAPNVPYPTGPFNMPMPGMYKNHF, from the exons ATGATTCAACCTGATTATCAATCAGCCATGGGGCTTCTGGCTCATTTAAATTCTGACGAACTCAAGGAAATGCTCAATGATGATGCAAAGTTTGATGCAGTTCTAAAAGATGTGAAACAG ATAAAAGATTGGGAtacagaaaaagaaatgataatAGCCAGCAATCGTTCATTGGCTGAATTCAACCTGAGCAAGGAACCGGAACTAGAAGAgttaaaggcacaggttcagcAGAAGTCTGAAACCGGGGAACAGCTGTGCACACGCATCCAGGAGCTACTTGATGAATACA aaacaaAATCAGCTGGAATTTCACCAGGCACTACACTGGCTCTACTTCAAACATCTGCAGCTGAATCTGAAGAACAGTCAGATGAGATTGCGCAGGACTTTTTATCCAAGAAGATAGATGTGGAACAATTTCTAACAGATTTTgaaccaatcagaaaaaaaatgcatttaaaGAAATTCAAAGCAGAAAAAATGAATGAACTTTTGAGAACTGGAAGTCAAAGTTCATATGGCAATGGTTTCTCAAAACCTTATTTGCCATATCCTAGTTACGGGCCACCGCAAGGGGCCCCTAATGTGCCATACCCCACGGGCCCTTTTAACATGCCCATGCCAGGAATGTATAAAAACCATTTCTGA
- the LOC106130018 gene encoding dnaJ homolog subfamily C member 30, mitochondrial isoform X1 → MSYAVDGTSGTLHEPTIHFPLQWQLEMLGHNKSRIPGLFRSVSTSNWKYSNHYDALGVTPKATQSEIKSAYYKLSKIYHPDKSDDETSAKKFRAISEAYEVLGNIKLKKLYDKGLMVGHQNTSRMGYQPEPEPTDPSLKFYKSRLKSHIIPTMDGKVPIYDFDSWAKNHYGDLFKKSQYDKDLVNKKKRKIKALNTASKQEAILYLVFIICGVLLMSGVGSTDYDKDTTRHIKNDAKPNQNLSLD, encoded by the exons ATGTCGTACGCAGTTGACGGCACCTCCGGCACGCTGCACGAGCCTACTATCCACTTCCCACTTCAATGGCaact agaAATGTTAGGACACAATAAGTCTAGGATTCCTGGCTTGTTTCGTTCGGTCAGTACATCGAATTGGAAATATTCGAACCACTATGATGCTTTGGGAGTAACTCCGAAGGCGACACAAAGTGAAATCAAGTCGGCATATTACAAACTATCCAAAATTTATCACCCAGATAAATCTGAT GATGAGACATCAGCAAAAAAATTCAGAGCAATATCTGAAGCCTATGAAGTTCTTGGCAACATAAAACTGAAGAAATTGTATGATAAAG GTTTGATGGTTGGACATCAGAATACATCAAGAATGGGCTACCAGCCTGaaccagagccaacagacccttctctcaaattttataagtctCGTTTGAAATCCCATATAATTCCTACTATGGATGGAAAAGTTCCTATTTATGACTTTGACTCTTG gGCCAAGAATCACTATGGAGATTTGTTCAAAAAATCACAATATGATAAAGATTTAGTGAATAAAAAGAAGAGGAAAATTAAAGCCCTTAATACAGCCTCAAAACAGGAGGCAATCTTATACCTTGTGTTCATAATATGTGGGGTTTTACTAATGTCGGGTGTTGGCTCAACAGATTATGATAAAGACACAACAAGACACATAAAGAATGATGCCAAACCAAATCAAAATTTATCACTTGACtaa
- the LOC106130018 gene encoding dnaJ homolog subfamily C member 30, mitochondrial isoform X2, translating to MYKFDSSIIKLANIEMLGHNKSRIPGLFRSVSTSNWKYSNHYDALGVTPKATQSEIKSAYYKLSKIYHPDKSDDETSAKKFRAISEAYEVLGNIKLKKLYDKGLMVGHQNTSRMGYQPEPEPTDPSLKFYKSRLKSHIIPTMDGKVPIYDFDSWAKNHYGDLFKKSQYDKDLVNKKKRKIKALNTASKQEAILYLVFIICGVLLMSGVGSTDYDKDTTRHIKNDAKPNQNLSLD from the exons ATGTACAAATTTGATAGTTCTATCATCAAACTAGCGAACAT agaAATGTTAGGACACAATAAGTCTAGGATTCCTGGCTTGTTTCGTTCGGTCAGTACATCGAATTGGAAATATTCGAACCACTATGATGCTTTGGGAGTAACTCCGAAGGCGACACAAAGTGAAATCAAGTCGGCATATTACAAACTATCCAAAATTTATCACCCAGATAAATCTGAT GATGAGACATCAGCAAAAAAATTCAGAGCAATATCTGAAGCCTATGAAGTTCTTGGCAACATAAAACTGAAGAAATTGTATGATAAAG GTTTGATGGTTGGACATCAGAATACATCAAGAATGGGCTACCAGCCTGaaccagagccaacagacccttctctcaaattttataagtctCGTTTGAAATCCCATATAATTCCTACTATGGATGGAAAAGTTCCTATTTATGACTTTGACTCTTG gGCCAAGAATCACTATGGAGATTTGTTCAAAAAATCACAATATGATAAAGATTTAGTGAATAAAAAGAAGAGGAAAATTAAAGCCCTTAATACAGCCTCAAAACAGGAGGCAATCTTATACCTTGTGTTCATAATATGTGGGGTTTTACTAATGTCGGGTGTTGGCTCAACAGATTATGATAAAGACACAACAAGACACATAAAGAATGATGCCAAACCAAATCAAAATTTATCACTTGACtaa